Genomic DNA from Salvia miltiorrhiza cultivar Shanhuang (shh) chromosome 1, IMPLAD_Smil_shh, whole genome shotgun sequence:
TGGATCTTCAACCAGACGCTGCAAACATGTCTACCAAGAAGAAGGACCTTCTCTCCACTGCCATGAAGAGGACTAGTGAATGGTTTGATTTCGATTcctctcttttctttcatcgATTCTATTCATTTTCATTATCATCGTCATCATCCAGTTATGGAGAATTTTTCTTCTGGTGTTTCGATAGGATTTTTTCACAGGAGATTCCTAGTGATGTAACTGTGAATGTTGCAGGAACTTCCTTTTCTTTACACAAGGTGCCGTAACCGTTTCTTAATACTCTTTTTAAATAAACAGAATTAGCAATCATGCATTAATTCAACTTCAATTCAACACTCTTGCGACGACAGTTCCCATTGGTCTCAAAATGCGGATATCTGCGGAAGCTGGTGTCGGAGTCCTCCGACGCCGACGTCTCCGCGGTGGAGCTCCCCGACGTCCCCGGCGGGGCGGAGGCGTTCGAGCTGGCGGCGAAGTTCTGCTACGGCATAAACTTCGAGATAACCACCGAGAACATCGCGATGCTGCGATGCGTCGCGGAGCATCTGGAGATGACAGAGGAGTACGCGGTGGGGAACCTGGTGGCGCGATCGGAGGCCTACATAAACGAGGTAGCGCTCAAGAGCCTCGCTGGCGCGGTCTCCGTCCTGCATTCCTCCGAGAACCTCCTCCCCACGGCGGAGAAGGTCAAATTGGTCAGCCGCTGCATCGACGCCACCGCGCTCGTGGCGTGCAGGGACTCCCGATTCGCCTCGCCCGATCCGTCCGCCGGAGCCGCCGCGGCCGCCGATTGGTGGGCGGAGGATCTCACCGTGCTGCGGATCGATCTCTTCCAGCGAGTCCTCATCGCGATGATGGGGAGAGGGTTCAAGCAGTACGCCCTAGGCCCGATCCTCATGCTGTACGCGCAGAAATCCCTTCGAGGTTTGGTGAGAGGTCTTAACCCTAATTCATTAAcctgaaatcaatttcaatttaTCAATTAATCAAAAATTGAATTGATGTGGTACCGTGCAGGACATATTCGGGAAGGGGAGGAAGAAGATGGAGGCGCGGCAGGAGCATGAGAAGAGAGTGGTGTTAGAGACGATAGTGAGCCTCCTGCCGCGGGAGAGGAACGCCATGTCAGTGAGCTTCCTGTCGATGCTGCTACGGGCGGCGATATTTCTGGAGACGACGGTGGCTTGCCGGCTGGACCTGGAGAAGAGGGTGGGGATGCAGCTAGGGCAGGCGGTGCTCGACGACCTCTTGATCCCCTCCTATTCCTTCAACGGCGACACGCTCTTCGACGTCGACACCGTGCAGCGGGTCGTCGTCAACTTCTTGGAAGCGGAAATACAGGATGGTAGAGTGGGATCATACAATCCAGATGAAGATTTGGAGCGTGTGACTAAATTGATGGAGGATTACCTCTCCGAGCTCGCTTCTGATCTTAATCTCTCCGTTTCCAAGTTCACATCTCTTGCAGAACTCATCCCTGAACACTCCAGATCAACAGAGGATGGAATGTATAGAGCAATCGACATCTACTTGAAGGTTCTTCTCAATTCTCATCTTCAATTAATCTCTACAAATTAACTtatatcatatcatatcatcAAATACAAACATATATGCATGAACAGGCTCATCCTGCATTGAGCGACATGGAGAGGAAGAAAGTGTGCAGTGTGATGGACTGCCAGAAGCTCTCCCGAGAGGCGTGCGCCCACGCCGCTC
This window encodes:
- the LOC131005658 gene encoding BTB/POZ domain-containing protein SR1IP1 — protein: MDLQPDAANMSTKKKDLLSTAMKRTSEWIFSQEIPSDVTVNVAGTSFSLHKFPLVSKCGYLRKLVSESSDADVSAVELPDVPGGAEAFELAAKFCYGINFEITTENIAMLRCVAEHLEMTEEYAVGNLVARSEAYINEVALKSLAGAVSVLHSSENLLPTAEKVKLVSRCIDATALVACRDSRFASPDPSAGAAAAADWWAEDLTVLRIDLFQRVLIAMMGRGFKQYALGPILMLYAQKSLRGLDIFGKGRKKMEARQEHEKRVVLETIVSLLPRERNAMSVSFLSMLLRAAIFLETTVACRLDLEKRVGMQLGQAVLDDLLIPSYSFNGDTLFDVDTVQRVVVNFLEAEIQDGRVGSYNPDEDLERVTKLMEDYLSELASDLNLSVSKFTSLAELIPEHSRSTEDGMYRAIDIYLKAHPALSDMERKKVCSVMDCQKLSREACAHAAQNDRLPVQTVVQVLYYEQQRLREVMDGSLAESPALAPKLTPYTVDVHPVSDELSSLRRENQDLKLELVKLKMRLKEIERSSSGEKPAGATAMSMNSPSKPPLPKKSFMSSVGKKLGRIMRADGLSPHPAKGRTKPNKDRRHSIS